The proteins below come from a single Oryzomicrobium terrae genomic window:
- a CDS encoding AAA family ATPase gives MTTLQTLIDNVETVIVGKRPVIELAVITLLCRGHLLIEDVPGTGKTMLARALAKSVSLDSKRLQCTPDLLPSDVTGVPVFNQKTAEFEFRPGPVFTNILLADEINRATPRAQSALLECMAEFRVSVDVHTYDLPPIFMVMATQNPIEMAGTYVLPEAQLDRFFMRLKVGYPSVAEETRILFGQASGHPIDTLAAVVDADAIQAARQAVQAVHLEASVGEYIARLTAATRQDGDLRLGASPRGTLALAAAARGLALLRGQPYVTPDLVKTMAAPVLEHRLIVRPQAAAQGITAGAVLAALLDTVPTPV, from the coding sequence ATGACTACCCTCCAAACCCTGATCGACAACGTCGAGACGGTCATCGTCGGCAAGCGCCCGGTGATCGAACTGGCGGTGATTACCCTGCTCTGCCGCGGCCACCTGCTGATCGAGGACGTGCCCGGCACCGGCAAGACCATGCTCGCCCGGGCCCTGGCCAAGTCGGTGTCCCTCGACAGCAAGCGCCTGCAATGCACCCCGGACCTGCTGCCCTCCGACGTCACCGGGGTGCCGGTGTTCAACCAGAAGACCGCCGAGTTCGAGTTCCGCCCCGGGCCGGTGTTCACCAACATCCTGCTCGCCGACGAGATCAACCGGGCCACCCCCCGGGCCCAGTCGGCCCTGCTCGAATGCATGGCCGAGTTCCGCGTCAGCGTCGATGTGCACACCTACGACCTGCCGCCGATCTTCATGGTCATGGCCACCCAGAACCCGATCGAGATGGCCGGCACCTACGTCCTGCCCGAAGCCCAGCTCGACCGCTTCTTCATGCGCCTCAAGGTCGGCTACCCCTCGGTGGCCGAGGAAACCCGCATCCTCTTCGGCCAGGCCAGCGGCCATCCCATCGACACCCTGGCGGCGGTGGTGGACGCCGACGCCATCCAGGCGGCCCGGCAAGCGGTGCAGGCAGTGCACCTGGAAGCCTCGGTGGGGGAATACATCGCCCGCCTCACCGCCGCCACCCGCCAGGACGGCGACCTGCGCCTCGGCGCCAGCCCCCGGGGCACCCTGGCCCTGGCCGCCGCGGCCCGGGGCCTGGCCCTGCTGCGCGGCCAGCCCTACGTCACCCCCGACCTGGTCAAGACCATGGCTGCGCCGGTGCTCGAACACCGCCTGATCGTGCGCCCCCAGGCCGCCGCCCAGGGCATCACCGCTGGCGCCGTGCTCGCCGCCCTGCTCGACACCGTGCCCACGCCGGTATGA
- a CDS encoding DUF58 domain-containing protein: MSRTATARDWLQRHQRALVLALVTLMAYVAAMNRGNALAWGVAALLLSTLITGFVWPYWLVRRLSVVRTGPERASEGETLLWRMQVRNRGWLPRFMVELTDRLPFVGAAGGNPAPGPVVLGQLAYLPAGATRQLVVQLSCEKRGYYRLGPAGLAASFPLGLAEARHEGSDGIQTLLVYPQVFPIVTLPLRGSPSLINRGGLPLPDGTGSADFAGLREYRRGDNPRHVHWPTSARLNELMIREYEPLASAALCLALDLSPGANVGLGREASGEYAIRIAASIARYACEQAMPIRLEAAGVDAAVLSIPAGNGELHYRELLEFLAVAELASPCPYARVLERVAQQCQPGETVVALLAPPPAEAADVLRTLALVRSQGAHLLAVLLERQSFAAGAEPLSEVLTAGLLDLGAQVLTVRQGDDLVQVFNP; encoded by the coding sequence ATGAGCCGGACGGCCACGGCGCGGGACTGGCTGCAGCGCCACCAGCGCGCCCTGGTGCTGGCGCTGGTGACGCTGATGGCCTACGTGGCGGCCATGAACCGGGGCAACGCCCTGGCCTGGGGCGTGGCCGCTCTGCTGCTGTCCACGCTGATCACCGGCTTTGTCTGGCCCTACTGGCTGGTCCGCCGCCTCAGCGTGGTGCGCACCGGCCCGGAGCGGGCCAGCGAGGGGGAAACCCTGCTGTGGCGGATGCAGGTGCGCAACCGGGGCTGGCTGCCGCGCTTCATGGTCGAGTTGACCGACCGCCTGCCCTTCGTCGGCGCCGCCGGCGGCAACCCTGCCCCCGGACCGGTGGTGCTCGGCCAGCTGGCCTACCTGCCCGCCGGTGCCACCCGCCAGCTGGTGGTGCAGCTGTCCTGCGAAAAGCGCGGCTACTACCGGCTCGGTCCGGCCGGCCTGGCCGCCAGCTTTCCCCTCGGCCTGGCCGAGGCGCGCCATGAGGGCAGCGACGGCATCCAGACCCTGCTGGTCTATCCCCAGGTCTTTCCCATCGTCACCCTGCCGCTGCGCGGCTCCCCCAGCCTGATCAACCGCGGCGGACTGCCCTTGCCGGACGGCACGGGCAGCGCCGACTTCGCCGGGCTGCGCGAATACCGGCGCGGCGACAATCCGCGCCACGTGCATTGGCCCACCAGTGCCCGCCTCAACGAGCTGATGATCCGCGAGTACGAACCCCTGGCCTCTGCCGCCCTGTGCCTGGCCCTGGACCTGTCGCCCGGGGCCAACGTCGGCCTGGGGCGGGAGGCGAGCGGCGAGTACGCGATCCGCATCGCTGCCTCCATCGCTCGCTACGCCTGCGAACAGGCCATGCCGATCCGCCTGGAGGCCGCCGGAGTCGATGCGGCGGTCCTGAGCATTCCCGCCGGCAACGGTGAGCTGCATTATCGGGAGTTGCTCGAATTCCTGGCGGTGGCCGAGCTGGCCTCGCCCTGCCCCTACGCCCGGGTGCTCGAACGGGTCGCCCAGCAGTGCCAGCCCGGCGAAACCGTGGTGGCCTTGCTCGCGCCGCCCCCGGCCGAGGCGGCGGACGTGCTGCGCACCCTGGCGCTGGTGCGCAGCCAGGGCGCCCACCTGCTGGCGGTGTTGCTGGAACGGCAGTCCTTCGCCGCCGGGGCCGAGCCGCTGTCCGAGGTGCTGACGGCCGGCCTCCTCGACTTGGGCGCCCAGGTGCTGACGGTGCGTCAAGGCGACGACCTGGTCCAGGTGTTCAACCCATGA
- a CDS encoding DUF4129 domain-containing protein, with protein MNRPQPLTYLPAYLGLFAALVLAVASNAFLDLHYGTFAFETGFWAILFAVTLGVGYLQRGETQDWGRAWQKSVAVLTVLLFVVVFMRVWGMPRAAVGLLAGLQAANNCVATTRRQLYLGLLGATALVVFAAAHYRADWTLLFYILPFVVAVVLTLVAEQVNRRSEELQRQSLAGRTLGGQGVAIVAASALILALAGGLYLVTPQVSPFALSWRHGLPAPVGELGGATGIGGQGGNADGTGGGGGGSAGSASAGQEEGSGAGRGWPSPGEMRAAANRPGMPEWQAGAMRALADLSESLQQTLQPVAQSVADWWAALKEWLKQHRAQIVAILILAALLAMLVAAWWLWRETRPLLWLRTRFDYLRYVLLGRPATGRRGVVQLYRAVERLFAARGEPRAAGAAPREYGRWLAAHYPDLRTDLEALMRAFERVRYGEAEVGPEDLAAMRLLYRRLFQGAAQYG; from the coding sequence ATGAATCGACCCCAACCCCTGACCTACCTGCCCGCCTACCTGGGGCTGTTCGCCGCCCTTGTGCTGGCCGTGGCCAGCAACGCCTTTCTCGACCTCCACTACGGCACCTTCGCCTTCGAGACCGGCTTCTGGGCGATCCTGTTTGCCGTCACCCTCGGGGTGGGCTACCTGCAGCGGGGCGAAACCCAGGATTGGGGGCGGGCCTGGCAAAAGAGCGTGGCGGTGCTCACCGTGCTGCTTTTCGTCGTCGTCTTCATGCGCGTCTGGGGCATGCCCAGGGCGGCGGTGGGGCTCCTCGCCGGGCTGCAGGCGGCCAACAACTGCGTCGCCACCACCCGTCGCCAGCTGTACCTGGGCCTGCTCGGCGCCACCGCCCTGGTGGTCTTTGCTGCGGCCCACTACCGGGCCGACTGGACGCTGCTGTTTTACATCCTGCCTTTCGTCGTGGCGGTGGTGCTGACCCTGGTGGCGGAACAGGTGAACCGCCGCAGCGAGGAGCTGCAGCGCCAATCCCTAGCCGGGCGCACCCTGGGCGGACAAGGCGTGGCCATCGTCGCCGCGTCGGCCCTGATCCTGGCGCTGGCCGGTGGGCTGTACCTGGTAACGCCCCAGGTCAGCCCCTTCGCCCTGTCCTGGCGCCACGGCCTGCCTGCGCCGGTGGGCGAGCTGGGGGGGGCGACGGGGATCGGCGGCCAGGGCGGTAACGCGGATGGTACCGGGGGCGGTGGCGGTGGCAGCGCCGGTTCGGCCTCGGCTGGCCAGGAGGAGGGCAGCGGCGCCGGCCGGGGCTGGCCGAGCCCGGGAGAGATGCGCGCCGCCGCCAACCGGCCCGGCATGCCCGAGTGGCAGGCCGGCGCCATGCGCGCCCTGGCCGACCTGAGCGAATCGCTGCAACAGACCCTGCAACCGGTGGCGCAGAGCGTCGCCGACTGGTGGGCGGCCCTCAAGGAGTGGTTGAAGCAGCACCGGGCCCAGATCGTCGCCATCCTGATCCTGGCGGCGCTGCTGGCCATGCTGGTGGCGGCCTGGTGGCTGTGGCGCGAAACCCGGCCGTTGCTGTGGCTGCGCACCCGGTTCGACTACCTGCGCTATGTGCTCCTGGGCCGGCCGGCAACCGGGCGGCGCGGGGTGGTTCAGCTCTACCGGGCCGTCGAGCGTCTGTTCGCTGCCCGGGGCGAGCCCCGGGCGGCGGGGGCGGCACCCCGCGAGTACGGCCGCTGGCTGGCGGCCCATTACCCCGATCTGCGCACCGACCTGGAGGCGCTGATGCGGGCCTTTGAGCGGGTACGCTACGGTGAGGCCGAGGTAGGGCCCGAGGATCTGGCGGCCATGCGACTGCTCTACCGGCGCCTGTTCCAGGGCGCCGCCCAGTACGGCTGA
- the purT gene encoding formate-dependent phosphoribosylglycinamide formyltransferase: MPAPSSLRPGTPLSPSALRVMLLGAGELGKEVIIALQRLGTEVIAVDRYDNAPGMQVAHRSHVISMTDGAALRRLIELEKPHLVVPEIEAIATDTLVEIEAQGLAEVIPTARAAKLTMNREGIRRLAAEELGLPTSPYRFADSLAELQAAIDGTDGQPGIGYPCVIKPVMSSSGKGQSLVKGPDDVAQAWDYAQAGGRVQQARIIVEGFIKFDYEITQLTVRAVGASGKVETYFCEPIGHIQVDGDYVESWQPQPMSPAARQKAREIAEKVTSNLGGRGIFGVELFIHGDEVWFSEVSPRPHDTGLVTLASQRLSEFELHARAILGLPVDTSLRAPGASAVIYGGMEEKGIAFEGVADALQVPDSDLRLFGKPESFKKRRMGVAVATGSDIDQARERAKLAASRVKPVKG, encoded by the coding sequence ATGCCCGCCCCCTCCTCCCTGCGCCCCGGCACCCCTCTTTCCCCCAGCGCGCTGCGCGTCATGCTGCTCGGCGCCGGCGAGTTGGGCAAGGAGGTGATCATCGCCCTGCAACGGCTGGGTACCGAGGTGATCGCCGTGGACCGTTACGACAACGCCCCGGGCATGCAGGTGGCGCACCGTTCCCACGTCATTTCCATGACCGACGGCGCCGCCCTGCGCCGCCTGATCGAGCTGGAAAAGCCCCACCTGGTGGTGCCCGAGATCGAAGCCATCGCCACCGACACCCTGGTGGAGATCGAGGCCCAAGGCCTGGCCGAGGTAATTCCCACCGCCCGGGCCGCCAAACTGACCATGAACCGGGAAGGCATCCGCCGCCTGGCCGCCGAGGAACTGGGCCTGCCCACCTCGCCCTACCGTTTCGCCGACTCCCTGGCCGAGCTGCAGGCGGCCATCGACGGCACGGACGGCCAGCCGGGCATCGGCTACCCCTGCGTGATCAAGCCGGTGATGTCCTCCTCAGGCAAGGGCCAGTCCCTGGTGAAGGGCCCGGACGATGTGGCCCAGGCCTGGGACTACGCCCAGGCCGGCGGCCGGGTGCAGCAGGCGCGCATCATCGTCGAAGGCTTCATCAAGTTCGACTACGAGATTACCCAGCTGACCGTGCGCGCCGTGGGCGCCTCGGGCAAGGTGGAAACCTATTTCTGTGAGCCGATCGGTCACATTCAGGTGGACGGCGACTACGTCGAATCCTGGCAACCCCAGCCAATGAGCCCGGCGGCCCGGCAGAAGGCCCGGGAGATCGCCGAGAAGGTCACCAGCAACCTGGGCGGCCGCGGCATCTTCGGCGTCGAGCTGTTCATCCACGGCGACGAAGTGTGGTTCTCCGAAGTCAGTCCGCGCCCCCACGACACCGGCCTGGTCACCCTGGCCAGCCAGCGCCTGTCTGAATTCGAACTGCACGCCCGAGCCATCCTCGGCCTGCCGGTGGATACCAGCCTGCGCGCCCCCGGCGCCTCGGCGGTGATCTACGGCGGCATGGAGGAAAAAGGCATCGCCTTCGAGGGCGTCGCCGACGCCCTGCAAGTGCCGGACTCGGACCTACGCCTGTTCGGCAAGCCGGAAAGCTTCAAGAAGCGCCGCATGGGCGTGGCCGTGGCCACTGGCAGCGACATCGACCAGGCCCGTGAACGGGCCAAGCTGGCCGCCAGCCGGGTCAAGCCCGTCAAGGGTTAA
- a CDS encoding flavin reductase family protein: MTTRSAPASLAEAAPFDSRELRDTLGRFATGVTVVTALAPNGMAIGLTVSSFNSVSLEPPLILWSLSADSPNREAFEAAHYYAVNVLAADQADVSNQFAARLADKFEGVDWRPGVGGAPLLSGCCAWFEVKNTQRVAGGDHLIFIGEVVGIDRDPSRAPLLFHDGRYRLLGDAPL, translated from the coding sequence ATGACCACCCGTTCCGCCCCCGCATCCCTGGCCGAGGCCGCCCCGTTCGACTCACGGGAGCTTCGGGACACCCTGGGGCGTTTCGCCACCGGCGTCACCGTGGTGACCGCCCTGGCGCCCAACGGCATGGCGATCGGCCTGACGGTGAGCTCATTCAACTCGGTCTCCCTCGAACCGCCCCTGATCCTGTGGAGCCTGTCGGCCGATTCCCCCAACCGGGAAGCCTTCGAGGCCGCCCACTACTACGCGGTCAACGTGCTGGCGGCGGACCAGGCGGATGTGTCCAACCAGTTCGCGGCGCGCCTGGCCGACAAGTTCGAGGGGGTGGACTGGCGTCCCGGCGTCGGCGGCGCGCCCCTGCTGTCGGGCTGCTGCGCCTGGTTCGAGGTGAAGAACACCCAGCGCGTGGCCGGTGGCGACCATCTGATCTTCATCGGCGAAGTGGTCGGCATCGACCGGGACCCGTCCCGGGCCCCCCTGCTGTTCCACGACGGCCGCTACCGCCTGCTCGGCGACGCGCCCTTATAG
- a CDS encoding L-lactate permease: MVWQQVYDPFGSMLISTLLAAIPVVVMLVGLGFLHLKAHVAAGAGLVSALIIAIVAFGMPSEMAGKAALLGGLTGLLPIGWIVLNIIFLHQLTEQNGSFKILQDSIAGITEDRRLQLLLIAFAFGAFFEGAAGFGTPVAVTAAILIGLGFSPLAASGLSLIANTAPVAYGALGTPIITLAKVHNYDVMAISAMVGRQLPFFSLMVPFWLIWAFAGRRGMMGIWPAILVTGVSFAIPQYLVSNFFGPELVDVIAALVSMTCLVLFLKVWQPKEIWTKTSLKGHEDSDPGQEAAKPTKHPTADVVRAWTPWVILTVFVFIWGLPPVKDFFNGLFAPKFPIDGLHQLIEKMPPVVPKATKEGAVYVFNLLSATGTGIFVAAIVGGLVMKYNPFQLIANYGRTLWLVKYSLLTIVLMLALGTLTRYSGLDTTLGLAFAQTGVLYPFFGTLMGWLGVALTGSDTASNVLFGGMQKVAADQIGVSPNLMGAANSSGGVMGKMIDAQSIVVASTATRWFHHEGDILRYVFFHSIALACLVGILVTLQAYVPPFTQMVIH; encoded by the coding sequence ATGGTCTGGCAACAAGTCTACGACCCCTTCGGCAGCATGCTGATCTCGACCCTGCTCGCCGCCATCCCGGTGGTGGTGATGCTGGTCGGCCTCGGCTTCCTGCACCTGAAAGCCCACGTCGCCGCTGGCGCCGGCCTGGTCAGCGCGCTGATCATCGCCATCGTCGCCTTCGGCATGCCCTCGGAGATGGCCGGCAAAGCTGCCCTGCTCGGCGGCCTGACCGGTCTGCTGCCGATCGGCTGGATCGTCCTCAACATCATCTTCCTGCACCAGCTGACCGAGCAGAACGGCTCGTTCAAGATCCTGCAGGATTCGATCGCCGGCATCACCGAGGACCGGCGCCTGCAACTGCTGCTGATCGCCTTCGCCTTCGGCGCCTTCTTCGAGGGCGCGGCCGGCTTCGGCACGCCGGTGGCGGTGACCGCGGCGATCCTCATCGGCCTGGGTTTCTCGCCCCTGGCCGCCTCGGGCCTGTCCCTGATCGCCAACACCGCGCCGGTGGCCTACGGTGCCCTGGGCACGCCGATCATCACCCTGGCCAAGGTGCACAACTACGACGTGATGGCCATCTCGGCCATGGTCGGCCGCCAGCTGCCGTTCTTCTCCCTGATGGTGCCGTTCTGGCTGATCTGGGCCTTCGCCGGGCGGCGCGGCATGATGGGCATCTGGCCGGCGATCCTGGTCACCGGGGTGAGCTTTGCCATTCCCCAGTACCTGGTGTCCAATTTCTTCGGCCCCGAGCTGGTGGACGTGATCGCCGCCCTGGTGTCGATGACCTGCCTGGTGCTCTTCCTCAAGGTCTGGCAGCCCAAGGAGATCTGGACCAAGACTTCGCTCAAGGGCCACGAGGACAGCGACCCGGGCCAAGAGGCCGCGAAGCCGACCAAGCATCCCACCGCCGACGTGGTGCGCGCCTGGACCCCCTGGGTGATCCTCACCGTGTTCGTCTTCATCTGGGGCCTGCCGCCGGTGAAGGATTTCTTCAACGGCCTGTTCGCGCCCAAGTTCCCTATTGACGGGCTGCACCAGCTGATCGAAAAGATGCCGCCGGTGGTGCCGAAGGCCACCAAGGAGGGGGCGGTGTATGTCTTCAACCTGCTCTCGGCCACCGGCACCGGCATCTTCGTCGCCGCCATCGTCGGTGGGCTGGTGATGAAGTACAACCCGTTCCAGCTGATCGCCAACTACGGCCGCACCCTGTGGTTGGTGAAATACTCGCTGCTGACCATCGTGCTGATGCTGGCCCTGGGCACCCTGACCCGCTACTCCGGGCTGGATACCACCCTGGGCCTGGCCTTCGCCCAGACCGGCGTGCTCTACCCCTTCTTCGGCACCCTGATGGGCTGGCTGGGGGTGGCGCTGACCGGCTCGGACACCGCCTCCAACGTGCTGTTCGGCGGCATGCAGAAGGTGGCGGCGGACCAGATCGGCGTCTCGCCCAACCTGATGGGCGCCGCCAACAGCTCGGGCGGGGTGATGGGCAAGATGATCGACGCCCAGTCGATCGTGGTGGCCTCCACGGCGACCCGCTGGTTCCACCACGAGGGCGACATCCTGCGCTACGTGTTCTTCCACTCCATCGCCCTGGCCTGCCTGGTCGGCATCCTGGTCACCCTGCAGGCCTACGTACCGCCTTTCACCCAGATGGTGATCCACTAA
- a CDS encoding PqiC family protein encodes MTHRRPLLRALPATLGLLAALSAALLAAGCGTTPASRFYVLPAPPAAAPLPVPAGFPAIKLLPVRLPDYLTRPAMAIRRGDSEIHYLDTTRWAEALDDGVTRALGQALVAQLGDARVYRSGLGNGSAPADASALRVEVLRFDNAPDGTATLEARWQLGTHPWQHGRFSVPAGNGDRDGAVAALAATLAQLAAAIVAPPLRP; translated from the coding sequence ATGACCCATCGCCGCCCCCTTCTGCGTGCCCTGCCGGCAACGCTCGGCCTGTTGGCCGCTTTATCGGCCGCCTTGCTGGCGGCCGGCTGCGGCACGACCCCCGCCTCGCGCTTCTACGTCCTGCCCGCTCCGCCGGCCGCCGCCCCATTGCCCGTCCCGGCCGGCTTCCCCGCCATCAAGCTGCTGCCGGTGCGCCTGCCCGATTACCTGACGCGCCCGGCCATGGCCATCCGCCGCGGCGATAGCGAAATCCACTACCTGGATACCACGCGCTGGGCCGAGGCCCTCGACGACGGCGTGACCCGGGCCCTGGGCCAGGCCCTGGTCGCCCAGCTCGGCGACGCCCGGGTTTATCGCAGCGGATTGGGCAACGGCAGCGCCCCGGCCGATGCCTCGGCGCTGCGCGTCGAAGTGCTGCGCTTCGACAACGCCCCGGATGGCACGGCCACCCTGGAGGCCCGCTGGCAGCTCGGCACCCACCCCTGGCAACACGGCCGCTTCAGTGTCCCGGCCGGCAACGGCGACCGGGACGGCGCCGTCGCCGCCCTGGCGGCGACCCTGGCCCAACTGGCAGCCGCCATCGTCGCCCCACCGCTCCGCCCCTAA
- a CDS encoding MlaD family protein produces the protein MSKRANPTLIGIFVAGALAVLVAAILVLGSGNAFRKTEKAIMYFDGSVYGLQVGAPVVFRGVRVGTVRQVGIEHDPKQKALVIPVIVEFTADQTINPFYKSEHDKLDVDYSSLISQGLRAKLELQSLLTGQLMVQLDFNPGKEGRVLGLHPEIFEIPTLPSPLQAISDELSRQPLDQVIGEFTQGMKSLSQILNSKELRHSIEGLARTADNLESLSQQLRSDAPGLLKRSETTLAALEKAANKAATSLDSVNTLISPDSETVQELRRTLKDLSAAAHNVNALTGDDSATLEQLQRTLRELRAMARNVQNLADTLDRHPESLLKGKAATGETP, from the coding sequence ATGAGCAAACGCGCCAACCCCACCCTGATCGGTATTTTCGTTGCCGGCGCCCTGGCCGTGCTGGTCGCCGCCATTCTCGTGCTGGGCAGCGGCAACGCCTTTCGCAAGACGGAAAAGGCGATCATGTATTTCGATGGTTCGGTCTATGGCCTGCAGGTCGGCGCCCCGGTGGTGTTCCGCGGCGTGCGGGTGGGCACAGTGCGCCAGGTGGGCATCGAGCACGACCCGAAACAGAAAGCCCTGGTGATCCCGGTGATCGTCGAATTCACCGCCGACCAGACCATCAACCCGTTCTACAAGAGCGAACACGACAAGCTCGACGTGGACTACAGCAGCCTGATTTCCCAGGGCCTGCGCGCCAAGCTCGAACTGCAGAGCCTGCTCACCGGCCAGCTGATGGTCCAGCTCGACTTCAACCCGGGCAAGGAAGGACGGGTCCTGGGACTGCATCCGGAGATCTTCGAGATCCCAACCCTACCCTCGCCCCTCCAGGCAATCTCCGATGAGCTCAGCCGCCAGCCCCTGGATCAGGTGATCGGCGAATTCACCCAGGGCATGAAGTCCCTCAGCCAGATCCTCAATTCCAAGGAACTGCGCCACAGCATCGAGGGGCTGGCGCGCACCGCCGACAACCTGGAATCCCTCAGCCAGCAACTGCGCAGCGACGCCCCGGGGCTGCTCAAGCGCAGCGAGACGACCCTGGCGGCCCTGGAAAAGGCGGCCAACAAGGCCGCCACTTCCCTGGACAGCGTCAACACCCTGATCAGCCCCGATTCTGAGACGGTGCAGGAACTGCGCCGCACCCTGAAGGACCTGAGCGCCGCGGCCCACAATGTGAACGCCCTGACCGGGGACGACTCGGCCACTCTGGAGCAGTTGCAGCGCACCCTGCGCGAACTGCGCGCCATGGCCCGCAACGTGCAGAACCTGGCCGACACCCTGGATCGCCATCCCGAGTCCCTGCTCAAGGGCAAGGCCGCCACCGGAGAGACCCCATGA
- a CDS encoding ABC transporter ATP-binding protein — protein sequence MSTATPQPPIQVRDLTMAYGERVIQRDLNFAIAQGAICAIMGGSGCGKSTLMRHLIGLEAPAKGRVFLQGRDFWAAPDAEREALRRRFGVMFQLGALWSSLTLIENVLLPLGEYTDLTPADARAVARFKLALTGLEGFEDYYPSEISGGMVKRAALARAMALDPEILFIDEPSAGLDPISSRRLDDLILELRDSLGTTVVIVTHELPSVFAIADDALFLDNQTRTLIAQGNPRDLARSDNPTVRAFMNREAP from the coding sequence GTGAGCACCGCCACGCCCCAGCCGCCGATCCAGGTGCGCGACCTGACCATGGCCTACGGCGAACGCGTCATCCAGCGCGACCTCAACTTCGCCATCGCCCAGGGCGCCATCTGCGCCATCATGGGCGGCAGCGGCTGCGGCAAGAGCACCCTGATGCGCCACCTGATCGGCCTGGAGGCGCCGGCCAAGGGCCGGGTGTTCCTGCAGGGCCGGGACTTCTGGGCGGCCCCGGACGCAGAGCGGGAAGCCCTGCGCCGCCGCTTCGGCGTGATGTTCCAGCTGGGCGCCCTGTGGAGCTCCCTGACCCTGATCGAGAATGTGCTGCTGCCCTTGGGCGAATACACCGATCTGACCCCGGCCGACGCCCGGGCGGTGGCCCGCTTCAAGCTGGCCCTGACCGGACTGGAAGGCTTCGAGGATTACTACCCCTCGGAAATCTCCGGCGGCATGGTCAAGCGCGCCGCCCTGGCCCGGGCCATGGCCCTGGACCCGGAAATCCTGTTCATCGACGAACCCTCCGCCGGCCTCGACCCGATCAGCTCGCGCCGCCTCGACGACCTGATCCTGGAACTGCGCGACAGCCTGGGCACCACGGTGGTGATCGTCACCCACGAACTGCCCAGCGTCTTCGCCATCGCCGACGACGCCCTCTTCCTCGACAACCAGACCCGGACCCTGATCGCCCAAGGCAATCCCCGGGACCTCGCCCGGTCCGACAACCCGACGGTCCGCGCCTTCATGAACCGGGAAGCCCCATGA
- a CDS encoding ABC transporter permease — MTSPPSTPPDFALAPQTGGACLALRGAWRRDDPRPAREAITAAASAALPSGGTLTVDGSGLGPWDGTLPALLRELAEALAPQGITLVLGELPAGVAKLIALAGASVPPEQHTAPPDNFFRRLGLATLARLNDGHEFLRYLGEIMLALGAFCRGRARMRRSDFWWVVQEVGPQAFPIVSLISLLVGLILAYMGAQQLAMFGAQIYIADLVAIGMVREIGALMTGIVVAGRSGAAFAAQLGTMQVNQEIDAFRTWGIPPVEFLVLPRLLALIAMMPLLTLYAGLVGVLGGALVAFTVFDISAFEYYHQTLSALSLTHILVGLFKGTLYGSLVALAGCVRGLQCGRSAQAVGEATTSAVVTSILFIVVAASLTTIVFQKLGV; from the coding sequence GTGACTTCCCCCCCCTCCACCCCTCCCGATTTCGCCCTCGCGCCCCAGACCGGCGGCGCCTGCCTCGCCCTGCGCGGCGCCTGGCGCCGTGACGATCCGCGGCCGGCGCGGGAGGCCATCACCGCCGCCGCCAGCGCCGCCCTGCCAAGCGGCGGCACCCTGACGGTGGACGGTAGCGGCCTGGGGCCCTGGGACGGCACCCTGCCCGCCCTGCTGCGCGAACTGGCGGAAGCCCTGGCGCCCCAGGGCATCACCCTGGTCTTGGGCGAGCTGCCCGCCGGGGTGGCCAAACTGATCGCCCTGGCCGGCGCCAGCGTGCCGCCGGAACAGCACACCGCCCCGCCGGACAATTTCTTTCGCCGCCTCGGTCTGGCCACCCTGGCACGGCTCAACGACGGCCACGAGTTCCTGCGCTACCTGGGCGAAATCATGCTCGCCCTGGGCGCCTTCTGCCGCGGCCGGGCGCGCATGCGCCGCAGCGACTTCTGGTGGGTGGTGCAGGAGGTCGGGCCCCAGGCCTTTCCCATCGTCTCCCTGATCAGCCTGCTGGTGGGCCTGATCCTGGCCTACATGGGCGCCCAGCAGCTGGCCATGTTCGGCGCCCAGATCTACATCGCCGACCTGGTGGCGATCGGCATGGTGCGCGAGATCGGCGCCCTGATGACCGGCATCGTCGTGGCCGGGCGCAGCGGTGCGGCCTTCGCCGCCCAGCTTGGCACCATGCAGGTCAACCAGGAGATCGACGCCTTCCGCACCTGGGGCATCCCGCCGGTGGAGTTCCTGGTGCTGCCGCGGTTGCTCGCCCTGATCGCAATGATGCCGCTGCTGACCCTCTACGCCGGCCTGGTGGGCGTGCTGGGCGGCGCCCTGGTGGCGTTCACCGTGTTCGACATCAGCGCCTTCGAGTACTACCACCAGACCCTCTCCGCCCTGTCCCTGACCCATATCCTGGTCGGCCTGTTCAAGGGCACCCTGTACGGCTCCCTGGTCGCCCTGGCCGGCTGCGTGCGCGGCCTGCAGTGCGGACGCAGCGCCCAGGCAGTGGGCGAGGCCACCACCTCGGCGGTGGTCACCAGCATCCTGTTCATCGTGGTGGCCGCCTCCCTGACCACCATCGTCTTCCAGAAGCTGGGGGTGTGA